One window of Arthrobacter oryzae genomic DNA carries:
- a CDS encoding J-domain-containing protein, whose protein sequence is MHSEGAGGAFRRRLERAVELRAVRATGMTAQEEAELAAAEEKEKEKRRKVDDAKRAEYLIRDAMAQGKFDNLKYAGKPIPGLGENYDPDWWVKGLIQRENLTGMGPKAILLRTEDAELDARLDAQYSEKQVRDILQDFNKRVIDARRQLQGGPPVITKTRDVDAEVQRWRERRAARAAAEPPPEPEVKRSWWRRIRDGGT, encoded by the coding sequence ATGCACAGTGAAGGAGCCGGCGGCGCGTTCAGGCGCCGTCTGGAGCGTGCGGTCGAACTGCGTGCCGTCCGTGCCACCGGCATGACAGCCCAGGAGGAAGCGGAGCTCGCCGCTGCCGAGGAAAAGGAAAAAGAAAAGCGCCGGAAGGTGGATGACGCCAAACGGGCCGAATACCTGATCCGTGATGCCATGGCCCAGGGGAAATTCGACAACCTGAAGTACGCGGGCAAGCCGATCCCCGGGCTGGGCGAGAACTACGATCCGGACTGGTGGGTCAAGGGCCTGATCCAGCGCGAGAACCTCACCGGCATGGGGCCCAAAGCCATCCTCCTGCGGACTGAAGACGCCGAACTGGACGCCCGGCTTGACGCCCAATACTCGGAGAAGCAGGTCCGCGACATCCTGCAGGACTTCAACAAACGCGTGATCGATGCCCGCCGCCAGCTCCAGGGCGGCCCGCCGGTCATCACCAAGACCCGTGACGTAGACGCGGAAGTGCAACGCTGGCGCGAACGCCGGGCTGCCCGCGCCGCCGCTGAGCCGCCACCGGAGCCGGAAGTGAAGCGATCGTGGTGGCGGCGGATCCGGGATGGCGGAACGTGA
- a CDS encoding DUF2630 family protein, giving the protein MDEQDILQRIQGLVEEERELREKAESAAPGPEHAPDRTRLKRIEENLDQCWDLLRQRRAKLQYGENPDEAEVRPAKQVEDYRG; this is encoded by the coding sequence ATGGACGAACAGGACATCCTGCAACGCATCCAAGGGCTCGTTGAGGAGGAACGCGAGCTTCGCGAAAAAGCGGAATCTGCTGCGCCCGGGCCCGAGCATGCACCGGACCGCACGCGGCTCAAGCGCATCGAAGAAAACCTGGACCAGTGCTGGGACCTGCTTCGCCAGCGACGTGCCAAGCTGCAGTACGGCGAGAATCCGGATGAGGCCGAGGTGCGCCCGGCCAAGCAGGTGGAGGACTACCGCGGCTGA
- a CDS encoding matrixin family metalloprotease: MRFDSGEPGAPSKNLSNTNGIPAGVRRSRSGRIPKWAIDEALGGIEDPAPWRSDPSPLQRTKGPGFFRRPVWRAVTRRAGRKSTVALAIALVVGLYFTPSLLERFVLPMVLPHLPGANVPPPGVEAASAPLGHPPAPIESRSFVLQPSPDPDQPFAAYDPCRPVHYVVRPDNAPPGAEQLVAEAVAEVSAASGLRFVYDGVTAEAPSDQRKTYQPDLYGKRWAPVLIAWSTPEESPGLAGNVAGLGGSSMVNAFGSPYVLVAGQVRLDAPTLSDIMQWPEGSAPARAIIIHELAHVLGLDHVNDPSQLMYGDGNHVTGLADGDRAGLALLGGGECVPQL; the protein is encoded by the coding sequence TTGCGTTTTGATTCCGGAGAGCCGGGCGCTCCTTCGAAGAACCTTTCAAACACCAACGGCATCCCGGCAGGGGTCCGTCGTTCCCGCAGCGGGCGGATTCCAAAGTGGGCCATCGACGAAGCCCTTGGCGGGATCGAGGATCCGGCGCCTTGGCGGTCTGATCCTTCTCCGCTCCAGCGCACCAAGGGTCCGGGCTTCTTCCGGCGCCCCGTCTGGAGGGCTGTCACCCGAAGGGCGGGGCGGAAGTCCACCGTTGCCCTGGCGATAGCCCTTGTTGTGGGGCTGTACTTCACGCCATCGCTCTTGGAAAGGTTCGTCCTCCCAATGGTTCTCCCGCACCTGCCGGGCGCCAACGTGCCGCCGCCGGGTGTTGAGGCCGCTTCTGCCCCGCTGGGCCACCCGCCGGCGCCTATAGAGTCCCGCTCTTTCGTGCTGCAGCCGTCGCCCGACCCCGACCAGCCTTTTGCCGCCTATGATCCGTGCCGGCCTGTGCATTATGTTGTTCGTCCGGATAACGCGCCGCCGGGCGCGGAGCAGCTGGTCGCGGAGGCCGTCGCCGAGGTTTCTGCCGCCAGCGGGCTGCGGTTCGTGTACGACGGAGTCACTGCGGAGGCTCCGAGCGACCAGCGAAAAACCTACCAGCCGGACCTCTATGGCAAACGCTGGGCGCCGGTCCTGATCGCATGGTCCACCCCGGAAGAGTCGCCCGGCCTGGCGGGAAATGTGGCCGGGCTGGGCGGCAGCAGCATGGTGAATGCCTTTGGCTCCCCGTATGTCCTGGTCGCGGGACAGGTGCGCCTGGACGCGCCTACGCTGTCCGACATCATGCAATGGCCGGAGGGATCCGCCCCGGCGCGCGCCATTATCATTCATGAACTCGCCCACGTCCTGGGACTCGACCACGTCAATGACCCGAGCCAGCTCATGTACGGCGACGGAAACCATGTGACGGGCCTTGCCGACGGAGACCGCGCCGGTCTGGCCCTGCTGGGCGGCGGCGAGTGCGTTCCGCAGCTGTGA